The Paenibacillus sp. FSL R7-0204 genome includes a region encoding these proteins:
- a CDS encoding DUF3502 domain-containing protein — translation MKGKKIASSLAAVLMLTGVLSACSSSNNANGNTGSSNTPSTSTNTGGVDTSKEAKLTYYLWGSEGVTNKDILAEINKKLKADLNTTLEIKYIDWGDVATKYPLLFASGESFDLSHASPGAPVSYYTLATEGALTDITDMLDKVAPKLKAEIPESSWQNTKVNGKIYGVPSLFSEYTPAGYAYRTDLLKKYGMTDIKSIDDMVKYMDNVVANESFPPINGKAEDAQNMYRMLVDTTGMWLNAPGISLNELNLVTKSPEDYKTVFHPAFTQEFEDWAVKMREWGDKGYWGKDVLSASLGSKDNFRAANSAGYLTHAQDWIGQYGGDIKALPDAPTAFYTFAEANKKIKRKMGVDNSTVISANSNNPERSLMVIEKFMTDKSYYDLMQYGIEGKHYIIEDGVKKQPPGFNEKTDGGGFSAWSLRNDKFVIPSDTENPVRKELFAAWDKEAIDDPYNGFSFDPANVTTEIASISNVNAQLGIQLMLGKTNKDAKTAVAEYRDQLKKAGVDKVIAEVEKQLAEFTPVN, via the coding sequence ATGAAAGGTAAAAAGATTGCTTCTTCTCTAGCTGCTGTCCTCATGCTTACTGGAGTGCTATCCGCTTGTTCGTCAAGCAATAATGCAAATGGAAATACGGGCTCGTCTAATACTCCATCCACTTCCACTAATACCGGAGGCGTAGACACTTCTAAGGAAGCGAAGCTGACGTACTACCTGTGGGGCAGTGAAGGAGTTACCAATAAAGACATTCTGGCTGAGATCAACAAGAAGCTTAAGGCCGATCTCAATACTACGCTTGAAATCAAATATATTGACTGGGGAGACGTAGCAACCAAGTATCCGCTGCTGTTCGCTTCCGGTGAATCGTTCGATCTGTCGCATGCTTCTCCGGGTGCTCCTGTGTCCTACTACACTCTGGCTACAGAAGGTGCGCTGACGGACATTACGGATATGCTGGACAAGGTGGCTCCTAAGCTGAAAGCGGAGATTCCTGAATCCTCCTGGCAGAACACTAAGGTGAATGGCAAAATCTACGGCGTACCGAGTCTGTTCAGTGAATATACGCCTGCCGGTTATGCCTACCGTACCGATCTGCTGAAGAAATACGGCATGACTGACATTAAGTCCATTGATGATATGGTTAAATACATGGATAATGTAGTTGCCAATGAATCCTTCCCGCCAATTAACGGTAAGGCTGAGGATGCACAGAACATGTACAGAATGCTCGTTGATACTACAGGCATGTGGCTGAACGCACCTGGTATCTCGCTCAATGAATTGAACCTGGTAACGAAGAGCCCAGAGGATTACAAGACTGTATTCCATCCGGCCTTCACTCAGGAATTCGAGGATTGGGCTGTGAAAATGCGTGAGTGGGGCGACAAGGGCTACTGGGGCAAAGACGTTCTGTCCGCTTCCCTCGGCAGCAAAGACAACTTCAGAGCCGCGAACTCTGCGGGTTATCTGACTCATGCCCAGGACTGGATCGGCCAGTATGGCGGCGATATCAAGGCGCTGCCTGATGCTCCTACAGCTTTCTATACTTTTGCTGAAGCCAACAAGAAAATCAAACGTAAAATGGGTGTAGACAACTCAACCGTTATCAGCGCCAATTCCAATAATCCAGAGCGCTCTCTGATGGTCATTGAGAAGTTCATGACAGATAAGAGCTACTACGATCTGATGCAGTACGGTATCGAAGGCAAGCACTATATCATTGAAGACGGCGTGAAGAAACAGCCTCCAGGCTTCAATGAGAAAACAGACGGCGGCGGCTTCTCGGCTTGGTCGCTCAGAAACGATAAGTTCGTGATTCCTAGTGATACTGAGAATCCGGTCCGTAAAGAACTGTTCGCTGCATGGGATAAAGAAGCGATCGATGATCCTTACAACGGCTTCAGCTTCGACCCGGCTAATGTAACTACCGAAATTGCTTCGATCTCGAACGTCAATGCACAGCTCGGTATTCAGCTCATGCTGGGTAAAACAAACAAAGATGCAAAAACAGCTGTAGCAGAATACCGCGATCAGCTGAAAAAAGCAGGAGTTGACAAGGTCATTGCCGAAGTAGAGAAACAATTGGCAGAATTTACACCTGTTAACTAA
- a CDS encoding GH36-type glycosyl hydrolase domain-containing protein encodes MIFKQQMNMITLTRDDLSYTFLPTGDIFEFTQGSTLINLFQGNPADGSSNNIYLRVYTEQGIQSYPLLGIQSGSKLSRTDDKLIFEGSIEAISYRVSFAPAKDGIWFWQLQLSGSGETVDVVYGQDVGIAEKGGILANELYMSQYLDHSIWEGPQGYAVCSRQNQPQGTDFPYLQQGVVGSQAVGYSTDGMQFFGISYKGSYVPEALNGNLQNRNYQYELAYTALQTETMVLSAPVEFAFYGLFRPNHPSAVTELEFQAELQAAYAEIDWSGKEAVPNRDVPLLSDDIGKPYVSAQWSQAEIDAAFPNRKLEETENGQLLSFFTDGHVHVVLQPKELLVERPHGHIITSLLGDKQVDNNLISSTNYMYGIFNGQTVVGNTSFHKGLSTPRGLLNIQRNSGQRIYVRMDGVYRILTLPAAYEMGVNFAKWHYQLEDDVLTVTSIAAAGQPDVALQVQSKLGRSYDYLITNQLVMGEHEFQRPVRVEEKDGILQLLPDEASLQKLPYPGLHFDIQLPGTSYTYSDDRMFFADRQPRNGTLLTLSVTQSSGFQLVIQGRLTAAEALPLTAPYTLEKEQAQYNEFYASFTSGFQLELDGAEQSRIDILNETAWWYTHNAMTHFIMPHGLEQPGGAAWGTRDVCQGPMEYFLMTQHYELARNVLLKIYSHQLWESKEWPQWFMFDQHPVQAHEWHGDVVLWPLKCISDYIMATGDYAILNEEIGYHHLADAQPSQQTETVLEHVKAAVETIRERFVPGTALINYAGGDWDDTLQPANEALKTKLVSAWTVALAFQVIRNLSQVTSADPEFSASLATMAEEMKESFRTLLIKDGVIAGFAYFQENGSIDYMLHPLDEQTGIHYRLLPMTRSIIAELVTPEQAAANLRLIDEHLNCPDGVRLMDRPARYEGGVSTIFRRAEQAASVGREISLQYVHAHIRYIEASAKLGEAKRAWDGLFQINPINIRQSVPNAQLRQSNMYFSSSDGDFPDRYSYQENFDQLRDGSVEVKGGWRLYSSGPGIYLNQLISAVLGIRFSEEELIIDPVLPASLDGLRFTYECFGKKMTFVYHISAGEARTPEVHAAGVAVTGQVLPNPYRPGAVSIAKNHLLSLPGNELHIYVTQ; translated from the coding sequence ATGATATTCAAACAACAAATGAACATGATTACCTTAACCCGGGATGACCTGTCGTATACATTCCTGCCTACAGGAGATATTTTTGAATTCACGCAGGGCTCCACTCTTATTAATCTGTTCCAGGGTAATCCGGCAGACGGCTCTTCCAATAATATCTATCTGCGCGTATATACAGAGCAAGGAATCCAGAGCTATCCGCTGCTTGGTATCCAATCAGGCTCCAAGCTGTCACGTACCGATGACAAACTGATTTTTGAAGGTTCTATAGAAGCAATCAGTTATCGTGTTAGCTTCGCACCGGCGAAGGATGGCATCTGGTTCTGGCAGCTTCAGCTTTCCGGCAGCGGTGAGACTGTAGATGTAGTGTATGGCCAGGATGTCGGCATTGCAGAGAAAGGCGGCATTCTCGCTAATGAGCTGTATATGAGCCAATATCTGGATCACAGCATCTGGGAAGGCCCGCAGGGCTACGCCGTATGCTCGCGCCAGAACCAGCCGCAGGGAACAGACTTCCCGTATCTTCAGCAAGGTGTTGTCGGCTCACAGGCTGTAGGCTATTCCACGGATGGTATGCAGTTCTTCGGCATTTCCTATAAAGGCAGCTATGTGCCTGAAGCGCTTAACGGCAATCTGCAGAACCGTAATTATCAATACGAGTTGGCTTATACCGCACTCCAGACCGAGACTATGGTCCTGTCGGCTCCGGTAGAATTCGCCTTCTACGGCCTATTCCGTCCGAATCACCCTTCGGCTGTGACAGAGCTTGAATTCCAGGCTGAGCTGCAGGCCGCTTACGCAGAGATCGACTGGAGCGGCAAGGAAGCCGTGCCAAACCGTGATGTTCCTCTGCTTAGTGACGATATCGGCAAGCCTTATGTATCTGCACAGTGGTCACAGGCCGAGATTGATGCCGCCTTCCCTAACCGGAAGCTTGAGGAGACCGAGAACGGGCAGCTGCTCTCCTTCTTCACAGACGGTCATGTCCATGTGGTCCTTCAGCCTAAGGAGCTGCTGGTGGAACGTCCGCATGGCCATATCATCACCTCGCTGCTGGGCGACAAGCAGGTAGACAACAACCTGATCTCCTCCACTAACTATATGTACGGTATTTTCAACGGGCAGACCGTGGTGGGGAATACCTCTTTCCATAAAGGGCTCTCTACACCGCGCGGCCTGCTGAACATTCAGCGGAACAGCGGTCAGCGGATCTATGTCCGCATGGACGGGGTCTACCGGATTCTCACGCTGCCGGCGGCTTACGAGATGGGCGTTAATTTTGCGAAATGGCACTATCAGCTTGAGGATGATGTACTGACCGTTACCTCAATCGCCGCAGCGGGTCAGCCGGATGTTGCCCTTCAGGTTCAGTCAAAGCTGGGCAGATCCTATGATTATCTGATCACGAATCAGCTGGTCATGGGCGAGCATGAATTCCAGCGTCCGGTACGGGTGGAAGAGAAAGACGGCATCCTGCAGCTTCTTCCTGATGAAGCGTCTCTTCAGAAGCTTCCTTATCCGGGCCTGCATTTCGATATCCAGTTGCCGGGAACTTCCTATACGTACAGCGATGACCGGATGTTCTTTGCCGACAGACAACCGCGCAACGGCACTCTGCTCACCTTGTCGGTAACGCAGTCCTCCGGCTTCCAGCTTGTGATTCAGGGCAGACTTACAGCAGCAGAGGCTCTTCCGCTGACGGCCCCTTACACACTGGAGAAGGAGCAGGCACAGTATAACGAATTCTATGCTTCGTTCACTTCCGGCTTCCAGCTGGAGCTGGATGGAGCCGAGCAGTCACGGATCGACATTCTGAATGAGACCGCATGGTGGTACACCCATAATGCGATGACTCACTTCATCATGCCGCATGGCCTTGAACAGCCGGGCGGAGCAGCCTGGGGTACACGCGATGTCTGCCAGGGACCGATGGAATACTTCCTGATGACCCAGCATTATGAGCTGGCCCGCAATGTTCTACTGAAGATCTATTCGCATCAGCTGTGGGAGAGCAAGGAATGGCCGCAATGGTTCATGTTCGACCAGCATCCGGTCCAGGCCCATGAATGGCATGGCGATGTTGTGCTCTGGCCGCTGAAATGCATCAGCGATTACATTATGGCTACCGGAGACTACGCGATTCTTAACGAAGAAATCGGCTATCACCATCTGGCAGACGCTCAGCCAAGCCAGCAGACCGAGACGGTCCTTGAGCATGTGAAGGCTGCCGTAGAGACCATCCGTGAACGCTTCGTACCAGGCACTGCTCTGATCAACTATGCCGGCGGCGACTGGGATGACACCCTGCAGCCAGCCAATGAAGCGCTCAAGACCAAGCTGGTCAGCGCATGGACGGTTGCACTCGCCTTCCAGGTGATCCGCAATCTGTCCCAGGTGACTTCCGCCGATCCTGAATTCTCCGCCAGCCTGGCAACTATGGCTGAAGAGATGAAGGAATCCTTCCGTACACTCCTGATCAAAGACGGCGTGATCGCTGGCTTCGCTTACTTCCAGGAGAACGGCAGCATTGATTATATGCTTCATCCGCTGGATGAGCAGACCGGCATTCATTACCGGTTATTGCCGATGACCCGCAGTATTATTGCCGAGCTGGTTACACCGGAGCAGGCCGCAGCCAATCTGCGCCTGATCGATGAGCACCTGAACTGCCCGGACGGCGTGCGCCTGATGGACCGTCCTGCCCGCTATGAAGGCGGCGTAAGCACCATCTTCCGCCGTGCGGAGCAAGCAGCCAGCGTCGGCCGTGAGATCAGCCTGCAATATGTACATGCCCATATCCGCTATATTGAAGCTTCCGCCAAGCTGGGCGAAGCGAAGCGTGCCTGGGACGGCCTGTTCCAGATTAATCCGATCAACATCCGGCAGAGCGTGCCTAATGCCCAGCTGCGCCAGAGCAACATGTACTTCAGCAGCTCCGACGGCGACTTCCCTGACCGCTACAGCTATCAGGAGAACTTCGACCAGCTGCGTGATGGCAGCGTTGAGGTGAAGGGCGGCTGGCGGCTGTATTCCAGCGGTCCGGGGATCTATCTCAATCAGTTGATCTCAGCCGTTCTGGGTATCCGCTTCAGTGAAGAAGAGCTGATTATCGATCCGGTCCTTCCGGCCAGCCTTGACGGTCTGCGCTTCACTTATGAGTGCTTCGGCAAGAAGATGACCTTCGTCTATCACATCAGCGCAGGTGAGGCCCGCACCCCTGAGGTGCATGCAGCAGGCGTTGCTGTTACCGGCCAGGTTCTACCGAATCCATACCGCCCGGGCGCGGTAAGCATTGCCAAGAATCACCTGTTGAGCCTGCCCGGCAATGAGCTGCATATCTATGTAACACAATAA
- a CDS encoding carbohydrate ABC transporter permease: MASNTIKQDSGSIFIKVISYICISVFALFCVFPFALMISSSFMNEQEIIREGYKLIPNEISFKAYELLLSNSSKLVDAYQVTIFITVVGTVLGLFMMSMAGFVLNRKDFKYRNFFSFLIYFTTLFSGGLIPTYILMVKHLHLKDNLFAMILPAVVGAWSIFLMRNFMKAIPDSLYESATIDGAGDFRIYWRIFMPLAVPSLATIGLFSALGFWNEWYNGMLYMDTQSKFPLQYFLQRMINQANMGSLINSGAVINTADLPTQSIKMATAVLATGPIILLYPFIQRYFVTGLTIGAVKG, translated from the coding sequence ATGGCAAGTAATACTATTAAACAGGATTCAGGCAGCATTTTCATTAAGGTGATCAGCTACATTTGCATCTCCGTATTTGCCCTGTTCTGTGTGTTTCCTTTTGCGCTGATGATTTCATCCTCCTTCATGAATGAACAGGAGATTATCCGCGAGGGGTACAAGCTGATTCCGAATGAGATTTCTTTCAAGGCCTATGAATTGTTGCTCAGTAACTCCTCCAAGCTGGTGGATGCTTATCAGGTGACGATCTTTATCACAGTCGTTGGTACGGTGCTCGGTCTGTTCATGATGTCCATGGCCGGATTTGTCCTGAACCGTAAGGATTTCAAATACCGTAACTTCTTCTCCTTCCTGATCTATTTCACCACCTTGTTCAGCGGAGGGTTGATTCCGACTTACATCCTGATGGTTAAGCATCTGCACCTCAAGGACAATCTGTTCGCAATGATCCTGCCGGCAGTGGTAGGGGCGTGGTCGATCTTCCTGATGCGTAACTTCATGAAGGCGATCCCGGATTCCCTGTATGAATCAGCTACGATTGACGGCGCAGGCGATTTCCGCATCTACTGGCGGATCTTCATGCCGCTGGCGGTTCCGTCACTGGCAACGATCGGACTGTTCTCGGCACTGGGCTTCTGGAATGAGTGGTACAACGGAATGCTGTACATGGACACTCAGAGCAAATTCCCGCTCCAGTACTTCCTGCAGCGCATGATCAACCAGGCGAATATGGGCAGTCTCATCAACTCGGGGGCGGTCATTAATACAGCCGATCTGCCGACTCAATCGATCAAAATGGCTACAGCCGTGCTGGCCACAGGCCCGATCATTCTACTGTATCCATTCATTCAGCGTTACTTCGTAACCGGTCTTACTATCGGTGCTGTTAAGGGTTAA
- a CDS encoding ABC transporter permease: protein MARFVQSGGNVVRELLKNKVLYLMLLPVIVYFAVFHYAVMPGAYVAFVDYKLNKGIFGSDFIGLKNFEFLIQNGDLWNITKNTLLYNLVFLALGNIIQIVFAIMLSEIAGKWFKKISQSVILLPNFISMVIVGVFAYNLFNFNSGFINTMLTSTGLDKIEFYSDAGIWKYIIVAFKIWASTGYGMIVYLAAITGINHDLYEAAYMDGATTWQRIRYMTLPILKPTFILLLLFGMGGILKGSFDLFYNLIGTNSVLYPQTDIIDTYVFRSLVGQFNFSMGAAVGFYQSLFGLVLVLVVNFIVRKVEPDSALF from the coding sequence TTGGCAAGATTTGTACAATCGGGCGGAAATGTTGTCCGGGAATTATTGAAGAACAAAGTGCTGTATCTCATGCTGCTGCCTGTCATTGTGTATTTTGCTGTGTTTCATTATGCGGTAATGCCTGGCGCTTACGTGGCATTCGTAGATTACAAGCTCAACAAAGGGATCTTCGGCAGTGACTTTATCGGACTCAAGAATTTCGAGTTCCTGATTCAGAACGGAGACCTCTGGAATATCACCAAGAATACTTTGCTCTACAATCTGGTGTTCCTTGCACTCGGTAACATCATCCAGATTGTATTTGCCATCATGCTGTCGGAGATTGCAGGCAAGTGGTTTAAGAAGATCTCCCAGTCGGTTATTCTGCTTCCGAACTTCATCTCGATGGTTATCGTCGGCGTGTTCGCGTATAACCTGTTCAATTTCAACTCCGGGTTTATCAATACGATGCTTACCAGTACGGGCTTAGACAAGATTGAGTTCTACTCCGACGCTGGAATCTGGAAGTACATCATTGTAGCGTTCAAGATTTGGGCAAGTACCGGTTACGGTATGATTGTCTATCTGGCAGCTATAACGGGGATCAACCATGATCTCTATGAAGCAGCCTATATGGACGGCGCCACTACCTGGCAGCGTATCCGTTATATGACTCTGCCGATTCTGAAGCCAACCTTCATTCTGCTCCTCCTGTTCGGTATGGGCGGAATTCTCAAAGGCTCCTTCGACCTCTTCTACAATTTGATTGGAACAAACTCCGTGCTGTATCCGCAGACGGATATTATAGATACGTATGTCTTCCGGTCACTCGTCGGACAATTTAACTTCTCCATGGGTGCTGCAGTAGGCTTCTACCAATCCTTATTCGGTCTGGTTCTGGTGCTTGTCGTTAACTTTATTGTGCGCAAGGTTGAACCGGATAGCGCGTTGTTCTAA
- a CDS encoding LacI family DNA-binding transcriptional regulator yields MDVNIKDIARISGVGISTVSRVINNKGLVSDATREKVLSVVKEYNYIPNSNARNLKTTQSKNIALMVKGITNPFFSIMIKEIERQVNLRGYPFLIHQVEDGTDEINAAIQLVKEKNLSGIIFMGGTYNHSEEKFKQLTVPFVLTTITTSQEVDPSIFSSVTIDESKEAYKATSYLLSLGHRNIGFLAKSPLLEDTTGSRRLLGYKMALEEHNIPYHPGFVEDCEYSPSSGFNAARRLLNRDRTVTAIFAASDTIAIGAAKAVLTAGLSIPDDISIIGFDGIEMAEYYHPALDTISQPGTEMALSSVGVLFDLITKHSSHQHIVYDAVLLKRGSCKMIKGR; encoded by the coding sequence GTGGACGTAAACATTAAGGATATCGCCAGGATATCCGGTGTCGGTATCTCAACAGTGTCCAGAGTTATCAATAACAAGGGTCTGGTGAGCGATGCCACCCGGGAGAAGGTACTGAGTGTCGTCAAGGAATATAACTATATTCCCAATTCCAATGCCCGAAATCTGAAGACAACGCAATCCAAAAATATCGCACTTATGGTAAAAGGGATTACTAACCCGTTCTTCTCTATTATGATCAAGGAGATTGAACGTCAGGTCAATCTGCGCGGATATCCGTTTCTTATCCATCAGGTAGAGGACGGCACCGATGAGATTAACGCTGCCATTCAGCTGGTGAAGGAGAAGAATCTTAGCGGGATTATTTTCATGGGCGGTACCTATAATCACTCCGAAGAGAAGTTCAAGCAATTAACCGTTCCATTCGTGCTCACAACAATTACCACCTCGCAGGAAGTGGACCCGTCCATCTTCTCAAGCGTAACGATCGATGAATCCAAGGAAGCCTATAAGGCAACCTCTTATTTACTTTCACTTGGTCATCGGAACATCGGCTTTCTCGCCAAATCCCCCTTACTGGAAGATACCACAGGCAGCCGCCGGCTTCTTGGCTACAAGATGGCGCTGGAAGAACATAACATACCTTATCATCCGGGATTTGTAGAGGATTGTGAATACAGTCCAAGCTCAGGCTTCAATGCTGCACGCAGACTGCTTAACCGTGACAGAACGGTAACCGCTATCTTTGCGGCCTCCGATACGATTGCGATTGGTGCGGCCAAAGCTGTGCTTACCGCAGGCTTATCTATCCCTGATGATATATCCATCATTGGCTTCGACGGTATTGAGATGGCTGAGTACTATCATCCTGCGCTGGATACGATCAGCCAGCCGGGCACCGAAATGGCACTGTCCAGTGTGGGCGTACTATTCGATCTAATCACCAAACATTCCTCCCATCAGCATATTGTCTATGATGCGGTATTGCTCAAGCGGGGCTCTTGCAAGATGATTAAGGGCCGGTAA